One window from the genome of Dermacentor silvarum isolate Dsil-2018 chromosome 5, BIME_Dsil_1.4, whole genome shotgun sequence encodes:
- the LOC119454086 gene encoding ice-structuring glycoprotein-like isoform X3, protein MKVLATSVFLGVLSIAYGGFLHGGGGAVLHGGVGGALHGGVGGVAVHHAAPAATFVQHAAPAVAVSRPAYSFAAAPAAAVVHHAPAYAAPAATFARPAGLGFGFAQRFVASAPAYAAAPAVSYVQHAAPAVAVARPAVSYVQHAAPAVAVSRPAVSFAAPVASYGAGYGFGYGAGYGAGLGFGHTYAAAPAVAVSRPAVSFAAPAVAAAPAAVAVHHAPAVAYRSAAVAAPVATYGAGLGFGHTLAAPAFSAVRRVSYSAPAFAAAPAFAAAPAAVAVHHAAPAVAVARPAVSFAAPAVAAAPAAVAVHHAPAVAYRTAAVAAPVATFGAGLGFGHSYGAGLGYGHAFAAPAFSRQVSFSAPAVAAAPAAVAVHHAAPAVAVHHAPAVAYRAAAVAAPVATFGAGLGFGHSYGAGLGYGHAFAAPAFSRQVSFSAPAVAAAPAAVAVHHAAPAVAVHHAAPAAVAVHAAPAAVAYRTAAVAAPVATYGAGLGFGHTLAAAPAFAQNVHYKTIVSGGAGLGYGAAAPHIKILSHVKK, encoded by the exons ATGAAAGTCCTC GCCACATCAGTATTCTTGGGAGTCCTCTCCATCGCCTATGGCGGCTTCCTGCACGGTGGCGGTGGTGCCGTCCTTCACGGCGGCGTCGGTGGCGCCCTTCatggtggcgtcggcggcgtaGCCGTCCACCACGCCGCtcccgctgccaccttcgtccaACACGCGGCCCCAGCCGTCGCCGTGAGCCGCCCTGCCTACAGCTTCGCCGCCGCCCCGGCCGCCGCTGTGGTGCACCACGCTCCGGCGTACGCCGCCCCAGCCGCCACCTTCGCTAGGCCCGCGGGTCTCGGCTTCGGCTTCGCCCAGCGCTTCGTCGCCTCGGCCCCGGCCTACGCCGCCGCACCGGCCGTCAGCTACGTCCAGCACGCCGCCCCAGCAGTTGCTGTCGCCCGCCCGGCCGTCAGCTATGTCCAGCACGCCGCCCCAGCAGTCGCTGTTAGCCGTCCTGCTGTGAGCTTTGCCGCTCCAGTGGCCAGCTACGGTGCCGGCTATGGTTTCGGCTACGGTGCAGGCTATGGTGCCGGTCTTGGCTTCGGTCACACCTACGCTGCGGCCCCAGCTGTTGCCGTCAGCCGTCCTGCCGTCAGCTTCGCTGCTCCAGCCGTGGCCGCCGCTCCAGCTGCCGTCGCTGTCCACCACGCTCCCGCCGTAGCCTACCGCTCTGCTGCCGTAGCCGCTCCAGTTGCCACCTATGGTGCCGGTCTCGGATTTGGCCACACTCTCGCAGCTCCAGCATTCTCTGCTGTCCGCCGTGTCTCTTACTCCGCTCCTGCCTTTGCCGCGGCTCCAGCATTCGCTGCCGCTCCAGCAGCCGTTGCTGTTCACCACGCTGCTCCAGCCGTCGCAGTCGCCCGCCCTGCCGTGAGCTTTGCCGCTCCAGCTGTCGCTGCCGCTCCAGCTGCCGTCGCCGTCCACCACGCTCCGGCCGTCGCCTACCGCACAGCTGCCGTCGCCGCTCCGGTCGCCACCTTCGGTGCCGGTCTTGGCTTCGGACACTCCTATGGCGCCGGTCTTGGCTACGGCCACGCCTTCGCTGCCCCGGCCTTCTCCCGCCAG GTCTCCTTCTCTGCTCCGGCCGTCGCCGCCGCCCCGGCTGCAGTAGCAGTCCACCACGCTGCTCCAGCAGTCGCCGTGCACCACGCTCCGGCCGTCGCCTACCGCGCAGCTGCCGTTGCCGCTCCAGTCGCCACCTTCGGTGCCGGTCTTGGCTTCGGCCACTCCTATGGCGCCGGTCTTGGTTACGGCCACGCCTTCGCTGCCCCGGCCTTCTCCCGCCAG GTCTCCTTCTCTGCTCCGGCCGTCGCCGCAGCCCCAGCTGCAGTAGCAGTCCACCACGCTGCTCCAGCGGTCGCCGTTCACCATGCCGCTCCAGCCGCCGTTGCCGTCCATGCCGCTCCGGCTGCCGTAGCATACCGCACCGCCGCCGTTGCTGCTCCTGTCGCCACTTACGGCGCTGGTCTCGGCTTCGGCCACACCCTTGCCGCTGCTCCCGCTTTCGCGCAGAACGTTCACTACAAAACCATTGTCAGCGGAGGCGCTGGTCTCGGCTATGGCGCCGCTGCTCCCCACATCAAGATCCTGAGCCACGTGAAGAAATAA
- the LOC119454086 gene encoding ice-structuring glycoprotein-like isoform X2, with protein sequence MKVLATSVFLGVLSIAYGGFLHGGGGAVLHGGVGGALHGGVGGVAVHHAAPAATFVQHAAPAVAVSRPAYSFAAAPAAAVVHHAPAYAAPAATFARPAGLGFGFAQRFVASAPAYAAAPAVSYVQHAAPAVAVARPAVSYVQHAAPAVAVSRPAVSFAAPVASYGAGYGFGYGAGYGAGLGFGHTYAAAPAVAVSRPAVSFAAPAVAAAPAAVAVHHAPAVAYRSAAVAAPVATYGAGLGFGHTLAAPAFSAVRRVSYSAPAFAAAPAFAAAPAAVAVHHAAPAVAVARPAVSFAAPAVAAAPAAVAVHHAPAVAYRTAAVAAPVATFGAGLGFGHSYGAGLGYGHAFAAPAFSRQVSFSAPAVAAAPAAVAVHHAAPAVAVHHAAPAVAVHHAPAVAYRAAAVAAPVATFGAGLGFGHSYGAGLGYGHAFAAPAFSRQVSFSAPAVAAAPAAVAVHHAAPAVAVHHAAPAAVAVHAAPAAVAYRTAAVAAPVATYGAGLGFGHTLAAAPAFAQNVHYKTIVSGGAGLGYGAAAPHIKILSHVKK encoded by the exons ATGAAAGTCCTC GCCACATCAGTATTCTTGGGAGTCCTCTCCATCGCCTATGGCGGCTTCCTGCACGGTGGCGGTGGTGCCGTCCTTCACGGCGGCGTCGGTGGCGCCCTTCatggtggcgtcggcggcgtaGCCGTCCACCACGCCGCtcccgctgccaccttcgtccaACACGCGGCCCCAGCCGTCGCCGTGAGCCGCCCTGCCTACAGCTTCGCCGCCGCCCCGGCCGCCGCTGTGGTGCACCACGCTCCGGCGTACGCCGCCCCAGCCGCCACCTTCGCTAGGCCCGCGGGTCTCGGCTTCGGCTTCGCCCAGCGCTTCGTCGCCTCGGCCCCGGCCTACGCCGCCGCACCGGCCGTCAGCTACGTCCAGCACGCCGCCCCAGCAGTTGCTGTCGCCCGCCCGGCCGTCAGCTATGTCCAGCACGCCGCCCCAGCAGTCGCTGTTAGCCGTCCTGCTGTGAGCTTTGCCGCTCCAGTGGCCAGCTACGGTGCCGGCTATGGTTTCGGCTACGGTGCAGGCTATGGTGCCGGTCTTGGCTTCGGTCACACCTACGCTGCGGCCCCAGCTGTTGCCGTCAGCCGTCCTGCCGTCAGCTTCGCTGCTCCAGCCGTGGCCGCCGCTCCAGCTGCCGTCGCTGTCCACCACGCTCCCGCCGTAGCCTACCGCTCTGCTGCCGTAGCCGCTCCAGTTGCCACCTATGGTGCCGGTCTCGGATTTGGCCACACTCTCGCAGCTCCAGCATTCTCTGCTGTCCGCCGTGTCTCTTACTCCGCTCCTGCCTTTGCCGCGGCTCCAGCATTCGCTGCCGCTCCAGCAGCCGTTGCTGTTCACCACGCTGCTCCAGCCGTCGCAGTCGCCCGCCCTGCCGTGAGCTTTGCCGCTCCAGCTGTCGCTGCCGCTCCAGCTGCCGTCGCCGTCCACCACGCTCCGGCCGTCGCCTACCGCACAGCTGCCGTCGCCGCTCCGGTCGCCACCTTCGGTGCCGGTCTTGGCTTCGGACACTCCTATGGCGCCGGTCTTGGCTACGGCCACGCCTTCGCTGCCCCGGCCTTCTCCCGCCAG GTCTCCTTCTCTGCTCCGGCCGTCGCCGCCGCCCCGGCTGCAGTAGCAGTCCACCACGCTGCTCCAGCAGTCGCC GTCCACCACGCTGCTCCAGCAGTCGCCGTGCACCACGCTCCGGCCGTCGCCTACCGCGCAGCTGCCGTCGCCGCTCCAGTCGCCACCTTCGGTGCCGGTCTTGGCTTCGGCCACTCCTACGGCGCCGGTCTTGGCTACGGCCACGCCTTCGCCGCCCCGGCCTTCTCCCGCCAGGTCTCCTTCTCTGCTCCGGCCGTCGCCGCAGCCCCAGCTGCAGTAGCAGTCCACCACGCTGCTCCAGCGGTCGCCGTTCACCATGCCGCTCCAGCCGCCGTTGCCGTCCATGCCGCTCCGGCTGCCGTAGCATACCGCACCGCCGCCGTTGCTGCTCCTGTCGCCACTTACGGCGCTGGTCTCGGCTTCGGCCACACCCTTGCCGCTGCTCCCGCTTTCGCGCAGAACGTTCACTACAAAACCATTGTCAGCGGAGGCGCTGGTCTCGGCTATGGCGCCGCTGCTCCCCACATCAAGATCCTGAGCCACGTGAAGAAATAA
- the LOC119454086 gene encoding ice-structuring glycoprotein-like isoform X1 yields MKVLATSVFLGVLSIAYGGFLHGGGGAVLHGGVGGALHGGVGGVAVHHAAPAATFVQHAAPAVAVSRPAYSFAAAPAAAVVHHAPAYAAPAATFARPAGLGFGFAQRFVASAPAYAAAPAVSYVQHAAPAVAVARPAVSYVQHAAPAVAVSRPAVSFAAPVASYGAGYGFGYGAGYGAGLGFGHTYAAAPAVAVSRPAVSFAAPAVAAAPAAVAVHHAPAVAYRSAAVAAPVATYGAGLGFGHTLAAPAFSAVRRVSYSAPAFAAAPAFAAAPAAVAVHHAAPAVAVARPAVSFAAPAVAAAPAAVAVHHAPAVAYRTAAVAAPVATFGAGLGFGHSYGAGLGYGHAFAAPAFSRQVSFSAPAVAAAPAAVAVHHAAPAVAVHHAPAVAYRAAAVAAPVATFGAGLGFGHSYGAGLGYGHAFAAPAFSRQVSFSAPAVAAAPAAVAVHHAAPAVAVHHAPAVAYRAAAVAAPVATFGAGLGFGHSYGAGLGYGHAFAAPAFSRQVSFSAPAVAAAPAAVAVHHAAPAVAVHHAAPAAVAVHAAPAAVAYRTAAVAAPVATYGAGLGFGHTLAAAPAFAQNVHYKTIVSGGAGLGYGAAAPHIKILSHVKK; encoded by the exons ATGAAAGTCCTC GCCACATCAGTATTCTTGGGAGTCCTCTCCATCGCCTATGGCGGCTTCCTGCACGGTGGCGGTGGTGCCGTCCTTCACGGCGGCGTCGGTGGCGCCCTTCatggtggcgtcggcggcgtaGCCGTCCACCACGCCGCtcccgctgccaccttcgtccaACACGCGGCCCCAGCCGTCGCCGTGAGCCGCCCTGCCTACAGCTTCGCCGCCGCCCCGGCCGCCGCTGTGGTGCACCACGCTCCGGCGTACGCCGCCCCAGCCGCCACCTTCGCTAGGCCCGCGGGTCTCGGCTTCGGCTTCGCCCAGCGCTTCGTCGCCTCGGCCCCGGCCTACGCCGCCGCACCGGCCGTCAGCTACGTCCAGCACGCCGCCCCAGCAGTTGCTGTCGCCCGCCCGGCCGTCAGCTATGTCCAGCACGCCGCCCCAGCAGTCGCTGTTAGCCGTCCTGCTGTGAGCTTTGCCGCTCCAGTGGCCAGCTACGGTGCCGGCTATGGTTTCGGCTACGGTGCAGGCTATGGTGCCGGTCTTGGCTTCGGTCACACCTACGCTGCGGCCCCAGCTGTTGCCGTCAGCCGTCCTGCCGTCAGCTTCGCTGCTCCAGCCGTGGCCGCCGCTCCAGCTGCCGTCGCTGTCCACCACGCTCCCGCCGTAGCCTACCGCTCTGCTGCCGTAGCCGCTCCAGTTGCCACCTATGGTGCCGGTCTCGGATTTGGCCACACTCTCGCAGCTCCAGCATTCTCTGCTGTCCGCCGTGTCTCTTACTCCGCTCCTGCCTTTGCCGCGGCTCCAGCATTCGCTGCCGCTCCAGCAGCCGTTGCTGTTCACCACGCTGCTCCAGCCGTCGCAGTCGCCCGCCCTGCCGTGAGCTTTGCCGCTCCAGCTGTCGCTGCCGCTCCAGCTGCCGTCGCCGTCCACCACGCTCCGGCCGTCGCCTACCGCACAGCTGCCGTCGCCGCTCCGGTCGCCACCTTCGGTGCCGGTCTTGGCTTCGGACACTCCTATGGCGCCGGTCTTGGCTACGGCCACGCCTTCGCTGCCCCGGCCTTCTCCCGCCAG GTCTCCTTCTCTGCTCCGGCCGTCGCCGCCGCCCCGGCTGCAGTAGCAGTCCACCACGCTGCTCCAGCAGTCGCCGTGCACCACGCTCCGGCCGTCGCCTACCGCGCAGCTGCCGTTGCCGCTCCAGTCGCCACCTTCGGTGCCGGTCTTGGCTTCGGCCACTCCTATGGCGCCGGTCTTGGTTACGGCCACGCCTTCGCTGCCCCGGCCTTCTCCCGCCAGGTCTCCTTCTCTGCTCCGGCCGTCGCTGCCGCCCCGGCTGCAGTAGCAGTCCACCACGCTGCTCCAGCAGTCGCCGTGCACCACGCTCCGGCCGTCGCCTACCGCGCAGCTGCCGTCGCCGCTCCAGTCGCCACCTTCGGTGCCGGTCTTGGCTTCGGCCACTCCTACGGCGCCGGTCTTGGCTACGGCCACGCCTTCGCCGCCCCGGCCTTCTCCCGCCAGGTCTCCTTCTCTGCTCCGGCCGTCGCCGCAGCCCCAGCTGCAGTAGCAGTCCACCACGCTGCTCCAGCGGTCGCCGTTCACCATGCCGCTCCAGCCGCCGTTGCCGTCCATGCCGCTCCGGCTGCCGTAGCATACCGCACCGCCGCCGTTGCTGCTCCTGTCGCCACTTACGGCGCTGGTCTCGGCTTCGGCCACACCCTTGCCGCTGCTCCCGCTTTCGCGCAGAACGTTCACTACAAAACCATTGTCAGCGGAGGCGCTGGTCTCGGCTATGGCGCCGCTGCTCCCCACATCAAGATCCTGAGCCACGTGAAGAAATAA
- the LOC119454086 gene encoding ice-structuring glycoprotein-like isoform X4 — MKVLATSVFLGVLSIAYGGFLHGGGGAVLHGGVGGALHGGVGGVAVHHAAPAATFVQHAAPAVAVSRPAYSFAAAPAAAVVHHAPAYAAPAATFARPAGLGFGFAQRFVASAPAYAAAPAVSYVQHAAPAVAVARPAVSYVQHAAPAVAVSRPAVSFAAPVASYGAGYGFGYGAGYGAGLGFGHTYAAAPAVAVSRPAVSFAAPAVAAAPAAVAVHHAPAVAYRSAAVAAPVATYGAGLGFGHTLAAPAFSAVRRVSYSAPAFAAAPAFAAAPAAVAVHHAAPAVAVARPAVSFAAPAVAAAPAAVAVHHAPAVAYRTAAVAAPVATFGAGLGFGHSYGAGLGYGHAFAAPAFSRQVSFSAPAVAAAPAAVAVHHAAPAVAVHHAPAVAYRAAAVAAPVATFGAGLGFGHSYGAGLGYGHAFAAPAFSRQVSFSAPAVAAAPAAVAVHHAAPAVAVHHAAPAAVAVHAAPAAVAYRTAAVAAPVATYGAGLGFGHTLAAAPAFAQNVHYKTIVSGGAGLGYGAAAPHIKILSHVKK, encoded by the exons ATGAAAGTCCTC GCCACATCAGTATTCTTGGGAGTCCTCTCCATCGCCTATGGCGGCTTCCTGCACGGTGGCGGTGGTGCCGTCCTTCACGGCGGCGTCGGTGGCGCCCTTCatggtggcgtcggcggcgtaGCCGTCCACCACGCCGCtcccgctgccaccttcgtccaACACGCGGCCCCAGCCGTCGCCGTGAGCCGCCCTGCCTACAGCTTCGCCGCCGCCCCGGCCGCCGCTGTGGTGCACCACGCTCCGGCGTACGCCGCCCCAGCCGCCACCTTCGCTAGGCCCGCGGGTCTCGGCTTCGGCTTCGCCCAGCGCTTCGTCGCCTCGGCCCCGGCCTACGCCGCCGCACCGGCCGTCAGCTACGTCCAGCACGCCGCCCCAGCAGTTGCTGTCGCCCGCCCGGCCGTCAGCTATGTCCAGCACGCCGCCCCAGCAGTCGCTGTTAGCCGTCCTGCTGTGAGCTTTGCCGCTCCAGTGGCCAGCTACGGTGCCGGCTATGGTTTCGGCTACGGTGCAGGCTATGGTGCCGGTCTTGGCTTCGGTCACACCTACGCTGCGGCCCCAGCTGTTGCCGTCAGCCGTCCTGCCGTCAGCTTCGCTGCTCCAGCCGTGGCCGCCGCTCCAGCTGCCGTCGCTGTCCACCACGCTCCCGCCGTAGCCTACCGCTCTGCTGCCGTAGCCGCTCCAGTTGCCACCTATGGTGCCGGTCTCGGATTTGGCCACACTCTCGCAGCTCCAGCATTCTCTGCTGTCCGCCGTGTCTCTTACTCCGCTCCTGCCTTTGCCGCGGCTCCAGCATTCGCTGCCGCTCCAGCAGCCGTTGCTGTTCACCACGCTGCTCCAGCCGTCGCAGTCGCCCGCCCTGCCGTGAGCTTTGCCGCTCCAGCTGTCGCTGCCGCTCCAGCTGCCGTCGCCGTCCACCACGCTCCGGCCGTCGCCTACCGCACAGCTGCCGTCGCCGCTCCGGTCGCCACCTTCGGTGCCGGTCTTGGCTTCGGACACTCCTATGGCGCCGGTCTTGGCTACGGCCACGCCTTCGCTGCCCCGGCCTTCTCCCGCCAG GTCTCCTTCTCTGCTCCGGCCGTCGCTGCCGCCCCGGCTGCAGTAGCAGTCCACCACGCTGCTCCAGCAGTCGCCGTGCACCACGCTCCGGCCGTCGCCTACCGCGCAGCTGCCGTCGCCGCTCCAGTCGCCACCTTCGGTGCCGGTCTTGGCTTCGGCCACTCCTACGGCGCCGGTCTTGGCTACGGCCACGCCTTCGCCGCCCCGGCCTTCTCCCGCCAGGTCTCCTTCTCTGCTCCGGCCGTCGCCGCAGCCCCAGCTGCAGTAGCAGTCCACCACGCTGCTCCAGCGGTCGCCGTTCACCATGCCGCTCCAGCCGCCGTTGCCGTCCATGCCGCTCCGGCTGCCGTAGCATACCGCACCGCCGCCGTTGCTGCTCCTGTCGCCACTTACGGCGCTGGTCTCGGCTTCGGCCACACCCTTGCCGCTGCTCCCGCTTTCGCGCAGAACGTTCACTACAAAACCATTGTCAGCGGAGGCGCTGGTCTCGGCTATGGCGCCGCTGCTCCCCACATCAAGATCCTGAGCCACGTGAAGAAATAA